A window of Streptomyces sp. NBC_01241 genomic DNA:
AGAAGTTCGAGGAGGCCCGTACCGGCGCCTTCCGGATGCTGTCCCGGCTGCGCGACGAGGGCGTCATCAAGGCCTGGGGCCTCGGCGTCAACCGCACCGAGCCCATCGAGCTGACCCTCACCCTCGACGAGCCGCAGCCGGACGGATTCCTCCTCGCCGGCCGCTACACCCTCCTCGACCACGAGCACGCCCTGCAGCGGCTGCTGCCCATGGCCCAGGAGCAGAACGTCGACATGGTCGTCGGCGGCCCCTACAGCTCCGGCGTCCTCGCCGGCGGCGCCCACTTCGAGTACCAGCCGGCCCCGCCGGAGATCGTCGAGAAGGTTTCCCGCCTGAAGGCCCTGGCCCAGAAGCACGACGTCTCCATCAAGGCCGCCGCCCTCCAGTTCTCCCTCGCCCACCCGGTTGCCGCCGCCGCCGTTCCCGGCGCGACCCGCCCGAGCCGGATCGCCGAGGACGTCGCCGCCCTGAACGAGACCGTCCCGGCCGCGTTCTGGCACGAGCTGCGCACCGCCGGCCTGGTCAGCCCGGCCGCCCCGCTGCCCAACGGCGCCTGACCACACAACCCGAAACCCCCACCACAGCACCGGGATCCAGGAGAAAAATACATGGCTTCCACCTCCGTCAGCCGCATAGCGCCCGCCTCCCCCGACAAGGTCTGGAGCCTCATCGGCGGCTTCGACGCCCTGCCCGACTGGCTCCCCTACATCCTCGAGAGCACCCCGCTCCAAGGCGGCCGGGTCCGTCGACTGAAGAACCCGAACGGCGAGGTCATCATCGAGCGTCTCGTGGACTTCAACGAGGCCGAGCGCCACTACAGCTACGCCATCCTCCAGGCCCCGTTCCCGGTCAACGGCTACGTCTCCACCATCCGGGTCCACACCGTTCCCGGCCGCGACGACATCGCCGAGGTCCAGTGGTCCGGCCGCTTCAACCCCGACAACGCCACCGACGACGAAGTCGTCGACCTCTTCACCGGCATCTACGGCGACGGCCTCGACGCACTCCACAAGACCCTCACGGCCTGACACCGGGGCCATCCATCGCGAGGCCCCACCGCGCAGCCCGGGTACGCACCCCGCATACCCGGGCTGCGGTGTGCCCGGGTCGCACAGTCACCCACCGCGACGGCCGACACGTCCAGCACGTGGCGCCGGAGCGGATCGCTGCGCTGCCGGAGGACCGCCAGGCGGCCACCACCCCGATCGACCGACCCCGGAGGCCGGAGCGCCAGGCACCCTCGCTCGCGCCGTGTGCTCGCCCGTACCGACGGGCGCACGGGCAATCGCGGTGCGGGCCACGATCCCCAGCAGGGTGCACTCGCGCATCCGCTCCTTGACGGCCTGCTCCAGCACCTGCGCGCCCCCGCGCGACTTCTCCGCCCGGCGGGCCTTGAGCCTGGGCGCCCCGAAGTCGGGGTCGACGAACAGCTCGTCGTTGCCCTGGTACTCGCCGTCCGCCGCTGCCGCCGCCGCGCTCAGGCGCCCCCGCAGCTGGGACCGGTGCGCGGCCGCCGAACGGCGCCTCCTCGCCCGGTGCGCGCAGGCCGAGCCGCCCGGGAACCGGCTCGCAACATCGGGTTTCGCGCGAATATTCCGACGCAACGGCTCTTCGGCGCGTGGTGGACCTCACCCACCAGAAGTAGTTCATTGTTCAACCATTTGGAGTTAGTGTCTTCAACGTCAGCAAGGCAAACAATCACTAACTCACCCATTCACATCGCAGGGTGGGGAAAGACAGGAAATCATGACAAGCGGGACTCTTCGTCGGACTGTCGTCGCGATCACCTCGACCGCCATCGCCGCAGCCGGGCTTCTCGCCACCGGCGGCACCGCCTCGGCGGCGACGCACCCGAGCAGCACCCAGCCGGGCGCCGTATCCACCGTCCGAATCACCGACCACCACAACGAGGACCGGCACGACAACCACAGCAGGGACCGGCACAGCGCACTCGGCGGCCGGGGCAGCGACGGCCGTGGCCACTGGAAGCAGGATCGCGATGGAGGCCGCCACGGGGTCCGGCACGACGACCGCCACGGCTACCAGGCACGGATCGACGAAGACCGTCGCCAGTGGGTCCTCGACCAGATCCGCTGGGCCGAGAACCACGGACACACCTACTGGGACAGCCTGGAACACCACGACCGTTCACACCGCTGAGAATCGCGGACCCCAGGAACATCACCACCCGGGCCGCCGCACACCGATGGGCAAGTGACACGGCCCGAATCACCCCCCGCACACATGCGGGCGGGCACCGCGGGGGCGGCATGCGGTGTCATGGCCGCTCAACGGACAGCAACGGCCATGACACCGCATGCCGCCCCCGCCCCGCGCGAAGGCCCCGCAACCACCGCCACCAGAGCCCAGGCGCCGCCCCGGCCCCCGAACCAACACAAAGCCCTGATCACTTGCGTAGACCACATGCTCGACATGGAGCTCGTGTCGCCCCTGGGCGCACGGCTCCCGGTACCAGCCCACCTGCTGTACAAGTCGCAGGACCCGCTGGTGGTGGAGTTCCTCTTCCATGACCTCGTCCGAGGCCCCGTACTCTGGGGCATC
This region includes:
- a CDS encoding aldo/keto reductase codes for the protein MSLKEILPGRLGFGTAPLGNMFRAIPDEEVTATVEAAWDQGIRYYDTAPFYGAGLSESRLGEVLSTKPRDAYVLSTKVGRVILDELEEGARDLGEKGGLFEHGNPNKMLHVWTAEATERSIEDSLKRLGTDRLDIVWVHDIAQDFHGDLWLQKFEEARTGAFRMLSRLRDEGVIKAWGLGVNRTEPIELTLTLDEPQPDGFLLAGRYTLLDHEHALQRLLPMAQEQNVDMVVGGPYSSGVLAGGAHFEYQPAPPEIVEKVSRLKALAQKHDVSIKAAALQFSLAHPVAAAAVPGATRPSRIAEDVAALNETVPAAFWHELRTAGLVSPAAPLPNGA
- a CDS encoding SRPBCC family protein, with amino-acid sequence MASTSVSRIAPASPDKVWSLIGGFDALPDWLPYILESTPLQGGRVRRLKNPNGEVIIERLVDFNEAERHYSYAILQAPFPVNGYVSTIRVHTVPGRDDIAEVQWSGRFNPDNATDDEVVDLFTGIYGDGLDALHKTLTA